The sequence GGTTTTCGGCGGGCCAGCCACTGGAATTAACAAAATTAGTATTTGTCATATCAAGCTCCAGCGCCGTCGCGTTCATAACGTCGGCGAAGGACTCTTCACTGCCAGCAATATGCTCGGCAATTGCCACGCTGGCATCATTACCACTGACAATGATGATACCTTTTAGCAGTTCCTCTACAGGAACTCGTTCGCCGACCTCAATAAACATGGTCGAACCGCCCATTTTCCAGGCTTTTTCGCTAACCAACACCTCTTCATCAGCACTAATATTTCCTGCGGCCAATTCATTCTCGGCAACAAAGGCAGTCATTAATTTGGTCAGACTCGCGGGAGGTAAAGGTTGGTTGGCATTGGATTCGACCAACACATGCCCACTGTCAGCATCGATCAGAATATAACTGCTGGCCGCCAGATTAGGCGCCGATGGAATGGGCGATGCGGCCATTAAAGTGGAACTTGAAACAAGCAGGGTCAGGGAAACAAAACGAAAGAGTCGGGAGCCAAAAGATCGCATAAGAGGGAGGAAACGTCCTTTACCAGTTAGTTGGATAGTTGTTGTGGGTCACTAATGTGACCCTTGGCGTCGCTGATAATTCCCTGCCTGTCGACAGAATAATCATAAGAGATGAAGTCGATCACTTAACCGCCGTGGAACCGCTGTCTCTACTCGTACACAAGATGTGAAGCACCGAGCGCGGCATTATCAACCTGTTGTTTCACTTCTTCAACCTCTTGCAGGGTGGTAAAGGGGCCAATACGAACGCGGTGCAATGGCGCCGGACGCTCGCTGCCTTCTATCACCGATACCGGAAACCGGGTAACACTGCTGAGCCGCTGCTGGAGGTTCTGCGCCGATTGCTGATTTTGCAACGCAGCTACCTGCAAAAACATGCGCGGGTGTTTAGCCTCCGGCTTTGACGCTACTGGCTTGGCTGTCACTTTCGCAGCGGGTGAACGAACAGGCGTACTTTGTTGCATCTGACGAGCGTTGTAGTTGTCCGGATCGATACCTTCGACTCGAACCCGGGCGGTTCCCTTACCGTAAAAACCGAGTTTGCGTGCAGCCGCATAGGACATATCAATCAGACGATCACCATGAAAAGGACCGCGGTCGTTCACTCGAACCACCACGGTTTTACCATTGGCAAGGTTGGTTACCCGAGCGTAAGACGGCAGCGGCAAGGTCTTATGGGCCGCACTCATGCCGTACATGTTGTAGGTTTCACC comes from Aestuariirhabdus haliotis and encodes:
- a CDS encoding septal ring lytic transglycosylase RlpA family protein, with protein sequence MLCLGSNNGGALIRAVVLLASALMLVACGSSSTRPGTDGAPRGHFDASSVPDAIPRAHKGPVKSTPYTLFGIKYYPLSTAVGYDKEGTASWYGTKFHGHKTANGETYNMYGMSAAHKTLPLPSYARVTNLANGKTVVVRVNDRGPFHGDRLIDMSYAAARKLGFYGKGTARVRVEGIDPDNYNARQMQQSTPVRSPAAKVTAKPVASKPEAKHPRMFLQVAALQNQQSAQNLQQRLSSVTRFPVSVIEGSERPAPLHRVRIGPFTTLQEVEEVKQQVDNAALGASHLVYE